The Primulina eburnea isolate SZY01 chromosome 12, ASM2296580v1, whole genome shotgun sequence genome includes the window GTCTTTGCATTCTGGTTTTCCTCGTATATGTTCGTTAGATTATCTTCCTCTGTCCAAATCAATATTACTTCTTGTAGGAACTTTAGTCGTTTACGTCTATCTAAAAATTAAATCTTGCAATTACTAATTAAATAGCACAGTGACAATTATTTATGATAATCCCAAAATTAAGAAAATCTGTGCATCAATTGTAATTATGCAGGTTACAACTTATAAATCAGTCTGTGTAAAGTATGGTTAAAGAGGAAGAAATTTTGGTACTCGATGCCCAACAAAGGATCAGTGAATCTAATATTAAAATGCTTACTTTCTGAGAGGTTGGACATAAGTCAAATTATTGAGAGCAACTGCGGTAGATAGAATAATATAAGTTGATGAATTTATTAACGTGAATAGCTGAAAACAGCCATTTAAATTCGGTTAAAAGTTAGTTTTCCTTGTAGTACATTGTAGGTTAAGTTAACAGGGGGTCCAACCAAGGATTAATCTGTTAGAgactgtgaggcccggggctgaagagggcggggggtgatcgctggTGCCCTGAGGTGGCActgacaatgagcggctcctggcaggcttctaggtggagggaacatgaatgaactgttcttacaccggaaggagagggattccgagactgatcaatgtaatggactgtacagttgaagagggcttaaaagatttgattggtgctactcatatcacgaacgtgcatcttcttttcggtggctcatcacataagaactccaaagttaagcgtgcttgacttggggcaattttgggatgggtgacctcctgggaagtttcccaggatGCGTGTACGTGAGTGAGGATATAAGCACGCTgtaaagacccgtcttgatacagtgaggacagttaTCGAATATGGGGCGTTACAGAGACTAACTAAATCCTTGAAGCATATATATTTatgaaattgaaaataaaatttttgtcatataatttggatttttttccatttttagTCTTGGTATCGATCAATTCACGTTTTTTTCAGTAACCTAcacattttagttttttttcgtTGGTATGCTGACGTGATCGATATATAACAtaacaacattctcaatgtcaAGTCGGTATATTTTGATGTCACGTCGATAATATTTTCCGTTGTCATATATATAATCCATTGAATGTGTATCATGCACTATTGGGTAAAGTAAGCTAAGCTAATAAAGCACTATATGATATGAAATTCGAAGCGTGCATGCCCCATTACATACATTAAACAAGTCTATCTATATGAATTTCATCAACAAAACTTTACCACTACTATCCCCTTTAGAGTTGGCAGTACCTCACATTTTTACAGCCTTTTGTCATTGTAATGAATGTTTGATCAGAAGCTAGCTAGCAAACACATTGTGATAAGATTGAAGCCAAACCAAATGATGATGGGACTAAAAATTGTTTCTCTAACCATTCCCATTTTGCTTTTTATCCCCAAAATCTATGATAAGTCACTATATTTGTGACATAAAATATATACTTTTATTCCAAACCCTAAAATCCTAACCCTTTTTTCAATGCATGCATGTGTGGGTATGCTTTGCATCACATGCTCCTCCTCCCACCACCCTTTCCTTTCTCTTCTAACAATATTCTTATCTTTCCTTTTCATCCTTCTGTCTACCCCCTTTCACTtagttatattatatatatatatatatatatatatatatatatatatatattatatatatatatatatatatatatatgtgtgtgtgtgtgtgtgtgtgtgtgtgtgtgtgtgtgtgtgtgtgtcagcAGTACTAGTTGTATAGTCTAATTTTCAGTTGTATTTTGGTGGGTTTACGGCTTGTTAAACGACCTTGCAAGTTGGCGTGCCTAAAAGgggaaaaaaaaatctaatttgGAATTATAAATTATTCACCAAAATCTCTTCAACTCCGTATAGTTAAAATCTTGATGAACACAAAATCAACTTCTTAGCAAGAAACTTGAAAAGAATAATCTCACATGGAAGCATTCGTAATATATTAGACGACAATTCATGGGAGACTCGATATTTAAAAATTGAGTAATGATATTCAAACCGATATTTTTGACCAAGTCACGTAATCGATCttcatattatttaaataaataaatatatatatatatatatatattaaaaaaataaaatattatcaaaatatcAAATAGTGTCATAATTAGGAATGAATTAATAATGTGATTTCCTAAAATGTAATCATAGCCCATGTGGCCCTTTGGCCCTCTCAAAGCACTtatgaaatttaaatatattgttTAATTCTGTCTTCCTTTGGATAAAAATTGCAAGTACTTTGGGTCCAATTTCTATCTAAGTATTAATACACAAGACAGGGTCATGTGTTTGCATGTccagtttttatttattttttaatcggAGTTAATTTTGGGCACTAGTTTTCATACACGCGTGCATgggttaatttatatttaaaatcgtTTTGTAATTTAATGCGTTTatgttaattttatatatatatagcacttAGTTTGTTATCTCACACGCGTGCACATCTCGGTGAGCACCATTATAACCCACCCTTAATGCACAATTTTCATTTCCATGACATCCAAGTTTACACCTCATCGTGCTCATAgaggtgtgcacggtaggtgtgtaggatatcaaaactgatatatatatatatatatatatatatatatatatatatatatatatatatatatatatatattatttaagttTGAAATTGGAAAACATATTGATTTTACTCGATTTAACATAGGACTCCAATAAAATGAGTTAAATTCGTTGGGTTGGTCCATCCCACCAAAGAAGTGGGTTAAGTTCGTAATTTCGCGACCTCCACCAAATGACGGGTTGTGAGCATGCTAAACTCGGTTCGAAAAAAGAAATGAATCGTTAAAGCCCAAGTAGCCCATCTCGTACGGGTTAAGCATCAACTACTTATAGGGCTTATATAGTGGAGGCCCACGTGCTCAAAAGCCTTTGGTCATGTTCAGAGTCGGTAATTAGCTAGGCTGCATATCGTTCCGATTTGGACGATATTATTTTCGTAGATGTTAAAGTAATtagtgtttttaaaaataataataataatttctatattaattttttttaaaataacagaTTTGtatctaaaaataatttaatgattttatatattattaatataaaaagatATTTAAAAGTTGCTTTTTATAAGTAGTTAACAGCCAACTCCCGCGCGATATCTTCATTATGAGAAGCAGTTGCACTTTCCGAACTATGTGAATTCCAATTCTGCTTCTTCTATTGGATTCAGTTTTCTTTTGCACAAAAAATAAGGAGTGGAGATGTCCAGAGGCACTGCACACGGACGGCTGACTACAGAGCGCAAACTTTGGCGTAAGGACCATCCCCATGTCAGTATATATTTATTCCGATCCATGCATGCATATGTAAACGATCGATGCTTTGCATTTTACCTAATGTGATTCTGTTCACCTGCATTTTCTCAGTTTCCTCGCCATATTTTATCTTTGTGGGGGATAAAGAAATCATGTTGCTAATTTAGGGATTCTTGGGTTTGGTAGACGTTGCTGcttttaattgatttttatttatcttaattttttaatattatattatatgtaCACCCCACAAACACCTGCACATGACGGACTGATCATTCTTCTGCTAATCGGTCGCAGAATGGGGTTGATTTGTTTCTGACTGTTGGCATCAGGTTATAGTATGTTTTGTGTGAAAAATATGATACTATTTTTGATAAAAATGTTGAGATTTTTGCATCTAGCTCTTTTTATCTTGTGTTTTCGGTGATTGAATTGCTTTGGATTCTCCATCAAGATTTAATCAATTTAGTGATCTTTTATTGGGTTTGATTCATTTTCTGCAGTCCCAGTAAACTGTTTCTTTTTCCTGCTATTGTTGTTCCATTTGGTATTCCTATCATAAATGCCAACAAAAATCTTTACCATCATGTCAATATTCATTCCATTTTGTTGATGATTATTTGAAACATTTGCCACCACTTGCTCCAGTTCGTCTATCTCCCAACCTCTTAACGATTACATAACTCATAGAGGGTCGTAAAGAGGCATATTCAACCTGAGAAGCATAATATTGTTTGAAGCGGAAAGCATTGGCATGGAACCAAAAATCAAGTGCATGAACAAATGAAAATAAACATATGAAACGCACAGTATAAAAATACTAGTTGAAAGTATGAAAGGCTGATATTTTTGTTGTAGACCGACAAGGAAGGTGGCTACTTTCCTATAACGTTATATTTCAGTGAAGAATACCCATTGACAAATCCCACATGCAAGTtccctcctggtttctttcatCCTAATGT containing:
- the LOC140807754 gene encoding SUMO-conjugating enzyme SCE1-like — protein: MSRGTAHGRLTTERKLWRKDHPHTDKEGGYFPITLYFSEEYPLTNPTCKFPPGFFHPNVYPSGTVSLSIQDEGHGWRATFTVKQIVVAIQHLQENPKPDNAAQSQSNLDFV